The DNA segment AGGTCGCGCAGCTGCTGGGCGAAGGCGCGGGTTGGCAGGGCCGGCCGCAGCGACTCCGGCCAGCCGATCGCGTCGGGAGTGTCGGGATCGCCGACGACCGCCAGCAGCTCCCGGATGATCAAGTCTTGCTCGGGGCCGGTCAGGAGCCGTGGCGACGGCTCCCCTCGATCGGCGGCGGCCCGGCGGAGCAGGCCGAACGCGTACGCATGGAAGGTCCTGACCAGCGGCTCGTGCACGATCCGCCCGGCGTCGTCGGCGACCCGCGCCTCGATCCGGTCACGCAGCGCCGCCGCGCCCCGGCGGCCGAACGTCAGCACCAGGATGCGCTCCGGGTCGACGCCCTCGGCGATGCGGGCCGCGACCGACTCGACCAGCATCGTGGTCTTGCCCGTGCCGGGACCGCCGATCACCAGCAGCGGCCCGGCGGCATGCGCCGTCACCCGGCTCTGCGTCTCGTCGGGCCGCAGCTCGGGCGCGGCGGGGCGGGGACGCCGGACCAGGCGATAGGCCGGCCGGCGCACCGGGGTCTGGGGGGCCGGCGTGCTCACGGCATCTATGAGAGCACGCCGGTACGACGTTCTTCTTCAGCGAGGTACGCCTGGATGCGCTGGAGCTGCCGGACCGCCACCGGGGGATCGAACGCGAGGAGGCTGTGGACGCGGGCCAGATCGGTGACGAGCTCCGGCTCCCGGTCGCCGTCCCAGCCGTCGAGGAGCCCGGTCCGCTCGGTGAACAGGTCGAGAACGGTGGCGTAGTAGAGCAGCGCCGCGCCGATCGCCGTGGCCGGCCACTCACCGGTCAGCTGCTCACCCGCCGCGGCGCGCAGGTCGGCCCCGGTCGCGCCCGGCCAGTCCGGGTCGGCCAGCAGCTCGGCCAGCCCGGGCACGCTCTGCTGCTGGAAGCCCCGTTTCACGGCCTGCACCTCGACGCCGACCAGGCGCAGCGCGAGATGGCCGACCGGGCTGGGGCCGGGCGACGACCGGTGCACGTCGATCATGTTCCGGGCGGTACGGAGAACGTCCCGCGGCATCCCGCCGGCCAGGCAGTGACAGAGCACCCACACCTGGTCGGGCACGCCGGCGATCCGATGCCGGAGCAAGTCGACCGATTCGCGCAGGGTCAGCGGCCGCAGCCGGATCACGTGGTCGAACGCGCTGTCGAAGACCGTGCGCATCCGCACCACCCGCCGCTCGAAGTTGGCGAGCGCCTCCTCGGAGACCGAGACCAGGTAGACGCAGTGCGGCACCCCGAAGACCGCCTTGATCTCGTTGACGAAGAGCTCGGCGGCGGCCGGGTCGGCGATCCGGTCGGCCTCGTCGACGGCGATCAGCAGCTTGCCCCGGCCGCCGGTCTCGCCCCGCCACCATGCGGCCACCTCCGCCGCGAACTGCCGGTACGCCTGCACCACCTCGGGCAGCGTGTGCGGCTGCTCGGCCCACTGCCGGCCGCGCCGCCAGCCGAGCTGCATCGCCGACCGGGCCAGGCCGGCGCTGCGCTCGGTGGAGACGGTCTGCAGGTAGCGCGTCTGCCGCAGCCGGCGGGCGGCCTCCGCGGCGAGCGCCACCTCCCGGGACGGCCGCGGTCCCTGCACCCAGCCGGCGACGATGAGCAGGGCCGCCGCGACCAGCAGCCAGGTCGTGATCAGCTCGACCGGCGGGGAGAACAGCTCCCGGGTGCCGCGGAAGACCAGCGCGACCAGCAGGAGCAGCGCCGCGGCGACCCTCAGGAGCACCGCGGTGATCCGCCGCGACCGGACCAGCAGGCGGCGCAGACGGCTCGGCTGTTCCCGGGCGCCGAGCCGGCCGAGGACCGCCGTGCACAGCTCGGCGTAGAGGTGCAGCAGGAAGTCCTTCGCCTCGTACCGGACCGGGGCGGCGACCAGCAGGCCGAGCGTGGTCTCGTTCTCCGGGCCGGTCAGCGACGTGAGCAGGGTGGTCTTGCCGACGCCCTGGGAGCCGCTGATCGCTATCGCGCCGGCGCCGAGATCGAAGGCGAGCGCGCTGAGCCGGCCCTCCTCGGCCCGGGTGATCACCTGCTCGGCGGTGAGGCCGGCCAGCCCGGGAGCGGTCCGGATCTGCAGGGCCGGCGGGTTCTGCGCGTTGGCGACCCGGCGGTACTCGTCGAGCAGCCGCCACCGGATCGCGCCGGTGAGGTCGGCCCGCCACGCGTGGTAGGCGCCGATGCCGGCCGCGACGGCCCGGATCGCCCCGGCCACGGCTGCCACCGCGACGATCCCGAGGCAGACGAGCGAGACGATCAGGTCGAACCGGGGAAGGCCGCTGGCCCGTACCGCCGCGGACCAGTGGACGGTTTCGCGCAGCGGGGCGGGCGATCCCTCGTACAGGGAGAGAAGCCCTGACCAGAACACCTGAACCAGACGTGGCACCGCGAAGATCAGCACCGGCGCGGCGGCGACGGCGAGCAGCGGCAGCCAGGCGAGCCGGACCCGCGCGGCGTCCCGGCTGCGCTCGGTGGCGTCGAAGAGCGCGGCCTGATCACGCAGGCCACGGCTCACGACGGTTCCCCAGCTCACGTCGAACGCGGCGGCCAGTCCGAGGAACTCCGGCGTCGATCCGAGCGGGACGGCCAGCTTCTCGCAGCGGGTACGGTGCCAGCCCAGCACCAGGTCACTGATGATCTCGCTGATCAGGTCGAGCAGTTCCTCGGCGCTGCTGTCCTGCCAGATCGGGCGGCCGAGGTACCAGTGGTGCCGGGCGAAGGCGATCCGCCACCGCCCCAGTATCAGGACCGGCCCCCCGGACGGCGTGTCGGCGATCAGGGCACGTCCACGGTGGTGCATCGGCACCAGCACCCGGACCGTGTCACCCACCTGCGGCGGCCTGGCCTGCGGCGGGAACAGCGCCCACGCCTCCAGCCGCGGCTCGGCCGTGAGGATACGGACCCGGGTGAAGAACATGTCGAAGTCGTCGACCAGGTCGATCCGGCCGGACCGCTCGATCCAGAGCAGGCGCTGGAGACCCGCCCCGCCGAAGACCAGCAGGACCAGCCCGCCGCTACGCCGGCCGCCGCGAGGAAACCGCCGGCGAGCAGCAGGAAAGCAGTCGCGCCGAGCAGCCCGGCGAGCAGCAGGAGGAGAAACCGCCGGGAGCCCACATCGGAATCTCACCGCCCACAGCACGCCGGGGCAAGAGGACCACCCGAAGCGCGCCCGGGCACGAGGTCAGGCCTTCAGCGACTCCTCGATCAGGTCGACCGCCTCGGGCACGCTACGGGCCCGCAGGATCATCTCCATGGCGGCGGGCCGGACGAACTTGTCGTCCACGAGACCGCCGAGCCAGCTCCACAGGCCGTCGTAGAAGCCGTCCGGGTCGAGCAGGACGATCGGCTTGCGGTGCACGCCCAGGGTCGCCGTCGTCCACACCTCGAACAGCTCGTCCAGCGTGCCGAGGCCGCCGGGCAGGGTGATGAACGCGTCGGACCGCTCGATCATCAGATTCTTCCGCGAGCTCATGTCGCCGGTCACGACCAGCTCGTCCGAGGAGAGGTCGGCGACCTCCAGGTCGACCAGGCACTGCGGGATGATCCCGAGCGTCCGCCCGCCCCCGGCCCGGGCGCCGTCGGCGACCGAGCCCATCATGCCGACGCAGCCGCCGCCGGAGACCAGGACGTGCCCGCGCTCGGCGAGGACCCGGCCGGTCTCCTCGGCCAGGTCGAGCCAGCGCTGCTCGAGGGTGGTGGACGACGCGCAGAAGACGCAGACGGCCGCCACGTCAGGACTTCCCGAGGGCGGCGTCGGCGTCCACGATGATCCGGACGGCTTCGGCGACGTCGTCGGTGACCTGTATCAGTTCGAGATCCATGGCACTGATCTTGCCTTCGTCCAGCATCCGCCGCTTCATCCAGTCGAGCAGGCCGGACCAGTACTCGACGCCCATCAGGATCACCGGGAACCGGGTGACCTTCTTCGTCTGCACCAGCGTGATCGCCTCGAACAGCTCGTCGAGCGTGCCGAAGCCGCCGGGCAGCACCACGAAGGCCTGCGCGTACTTCACGAACATGGTCTTGCGTACGAAGAAGTAGCGGAAGTCGATGCCGACGTCGACCCAGTCGTTGAGACCCTGCTCGAACGGCAGCTCGATGCCGAGGCCTACGGACATGCCGCCGGCCTCGGTGGCGCCGCGGTTCGCCGCTTCCATGACGCCGGGGCCGCCGCCGGTGATCACCGCGTAGCCGGCTTCGGCGAGGGCCGCGCCGAGGTTCTCGGCCAGCTCGCACTCGAAGCTGTCGGCGCTGCTGCGGGCCGAGCCGAAGACACTCACCGCCGGCGGCAGGTCGGCCAGGGTGTCGAACCCCTCGACGAACTCCGAGAGGATGCGCAGCGCCCGCCAGGCGTCCTTGGTCTTCCACTCGCCGCGATGGTGCGAATCGAGCAGTTTCTCGTCGGCGGTGCTCGGCGGGATGGAGTCACGGCGCAGCGTGACGCCGCCCCGATGACGCTCCGGGCCTGGTTGCGGTCGCCCGTTGGTGCTGTCCGTCATGCGTCCAAGGTAGTGCGGACGGTCAGTACCCGGTGAATAACCGGGTGCGTTTCGGTAAGAGGATTGCGACCGGGAGACCTTTTTGCCAGATTGAAGCAACCGAACGTAGTCCTGCGACGTCTGTACTGTTACCAACCTCAATCACATGGCGGGTGCCTGTGACGAATCGTTTTGAGCGCCTCAAGATGCAGCGCCGCATGCAGCGCCGGATCCGCCTGGTGGTGGAGGAACGGCGGATGGCCTTCGCGGCGCGGAACAACGAGCCGACGGTGGACCTCGAAGCCACCATGGAGATACCGCCCCCGGCGCAGCGTGCCGTGGGGCGGGTGAGCATCGAGACCTTCTAGATGTCCGTGGCCGGGGCGAGCCAGCGATACAACGTCGCAGCCCCGTCCCGGATCTTGCCGATCTCGACGTGCTCGTCGGGAGCGTGCGCCAGCGCCGGGTCGCCCGGTCCGTAGTTGAGGGCCGGGATGCCGAGGGCGGCGAAGCGGGCCACGTCGGTCCAGCCCAGCTTCGCGGCCGGCTCGATGCCGATCGCGCCCAGGAAGTCGCGGGCCGGCGCGGCGTCCAGCCCGGGCAGAGCGCCCGGCGCCGAGTCGGTCACCTCCAGCTCATAGCCTTCGAAAACCTCCCGCAGGTGGTCGAGGGCCTGTTCCTCGGACCGGTCCGGAGCGAACCGCAGGTTCACATCGAGCCAGGCCTCGTCCGGGACCACATTTCCGGCGATGCCACCGGAGATCCGGACCGCGCTCAGACCCTCCCGGTAGGTGCAGCCGTCGATCGTCACGGTCCGCGCGTGGTACTTCTCCAGCCGGCGCAGCACCTCGCCCATCGCGTGGATGGCGTTGACGCCGCGCCAGGCCCGGGCCGTGTGCGCCCGGCGGCCACGGGTGTGCACCCGGACCCGCATGGTGCCCTGGCAGCCGGCCTCGACCGCGCCGAACGTCGGCTCCAGCAGGACCGCGAAGTCGGCCTGCAGCCATTTCGGGTGGGCCTCGGCGACCAGGTTCAGCCCGTTGAACTCGGGCTCGATCTCCTCGGCCTCGTAGAAGAGGTAGGTGATGTCGTAGGCCGGGTCGGGCAGGGTGGCCGCCAGATGCAGGGCCAGGGCGACGCCGGACTTCATGTCCGAGGTGCCGCAGCCGTAGATCAGGTCGTCGACGACAGTGGACGGCCAGTTGCCGTTGATCGGAACGGTGTCGAGGTGACCGGCCAGGATCACCCGCTGCTCCCGGCCCAGTCCGGTGCGCGCCATCACCGTGTTGCCCAGCCGCTTGACGGTGAGGTGATCGACCTGGCGGAGGGCGTCCTCGACGCAGTCGGCGATCACCTTCTCGTCGCGGGAGACGGACTCGACGTCGACCAGAGCACGGGTGAGCTCGACCGGGTCTACCAGCACGTCCGGGGTAAGCGGGTTGGCCATGTGCGCACCATACCGGGGCCCCGTGACCCGGCCGCCGCCTCATTACGGTCCGGTAGGGTTCGGGTCGTGGAAACCGCGTTCTCGACTTCGCCCGCCTGGGGCATCGGCCTCGCCACCGTGACCGCCGAGGGGCAGGTGCTCGACACCTGGTTCCCCTCCGGATACCTGGGTCTCGGTGAGGAGCCCGCCGACGTTCCGGCGCTGCCGGCCGGGCTGACCGGTCCGAAGCTGCTGCCCGGACTCTCGACGGTCGAGGTCCGCACTGTGATCAAGTCGCTGACCGACCCGATCACCGACGCTTCCGACGCGTACCTCCGCCTGCACCTGCTGTCGCACCGGCTGGTCCAGCCGAACGCGCTGAACCTGGACGGCATCTTCGGCAAGCTGGCGAACGTGGCCTGGACCTCGGCCGGCCCGTGCCCGCCGGAGCGGGTCGACGAGCTGCGCCTGCTGGAGCGCGCGGCCGGTCGTCACCTGTCCGTCTTCGGCGTCGACAAGTTCCCGAAGATGACCGACTACGTGGTGCCCGCCGGCGTCCGGATCGCCGACGCCGACCGGGTCCGCCTCGGCGCCCACCTGGCCTCCGGCACGACGATCATGCAGGAGGGATTCGTCAACTTCAACGCCGGCACGCTCGGCACCTCGATGGTCGAGGGCCGGATCGTGCAGGGCGTCGTGGTCGGCGACGGCTCGGACATCGGCGGCGGCTCGTCGATCATGGG comes from the Actinoplanes sp. OR16 genome and includes:
- a CDS encoding TIGR00730 family Rossman fold protein produces the protein MAAVCVFCASSTTLEQRWLDLAEETGRVLAERGHVLVSGGGCVGMMGSVADGARAGGGRTLGIIPQCLVDLEVADLSSDELVVTGDMSSRKNLMIERSDAFITLPGGLGTLDELFEVWTTATLGVHRKPIVLLDPDGFYDGLWSWLGGLVDDKFVRPAAMEMILRARSVPEAVDLIEESLKA
- a CDS encoding TIGR00730 family Rossman fold protein is translated as MTDSTNGRPQPGPERHRGGVTLRRDSIPPSTADEKLLDSHHRGEWKTKDAWRALRILSEFVEGFDTLADLPPAVSVFGSARSSADSFECELAENLGAALAEAGYAVITGGGPGVMEAANRGATEAGGMSVGLGIELPFEQGLNDWVDVGIDFRYFFVRKTMFVKYAQAFVVLPGGFGTLDELFEAITLVQTKKVTRFPVILMGVEYWSGLLDWMKRRMLDEGKISAMDLELIQVTDDVAEAVRIIVDADAALGKS
- the dapE gene encoding succinyl-diaminopimelate desuccinylase, coding for MANPLTPDVLVDPVELTRALVDVESVSRDEKVIADCVEDALRQVDHLTVKRLGNTVMARTGLGREQRVILAGHLDTVPINGNWPSTVVDDLIYGCGTSDMKSGVALALHLAATLPDPAYDITYLFYEAEEIEPEFNGLNLVAEAHPKWLQADFAVLLEPTFGAVEAGCQGTMRVRVHTRGRRAHTARAWRGVNAIHAMGEVLRRLEKYHARTVTIDGCTYREGLSAVRISGGIAGNVVPDEAWLDVNLRFAPDRSEEQALDHLREVFEGYELEVTDSAPGALPGLDAAPARDFLGAIGIEPAAKLGWTDVARFAALGIPALNYGPGDPALAHAPDEHVEIGKIRDGAATLYRWLAPATDI
- the dapD gene encoding 2,3,4,5-tetrahydropyridine-2,6-dicarboxylate N-succinyltransferase; the encoded protein is METAFSTSPAWGIGLATVTAEGQVLDTWFPSGYLGLGEEPADVPALPAGLTGPKLLPGLSTVEVRTVIKSLTDPITDASDAYLRLHLLSHRLVQPNALNLDGIFGKLANVAWTSAGPCPPERVDELRLLERAAGRHLSVFGVDKFPKMTDYVVPAGVRIADADRVRLGAHLASGTTIMQEGFVNFNAGTLGTSMVEGRIVQGVVVGDGSDIGGGSSIMGTLSGGGKEKVRIGERSLLGANAGVGISLGDNCVVEAGVYITAASKISLPDGRVVKAIELSGVNNLLFWRNSVSGALEAKPRKGTGIELNSALHAND